From one Azospirillum sp. TSH100 genomic stretch:
- the aspA gene encoding aspartate ammonia-lyase, producing MPATTRTEHDLLGDREVPADAYYGVHTLRAVENFPITGTPISHYPDLVRALAEIKMAAAAANQELGLLNAERADAIAAACREIRAGKLHDQFVVDVIQGGAGTSTNMNANEVIANRALEILGHGRGAYAHLHPNEHVNMSQSTNDVYPTALKLATYTGIFRLVEAMGHLRAAFQRKADEFRDILKMGRTQLQDAVPMTLGQEFSTYAVMLAEDEERLKEAALLIREINLGATAIGTGINAHPHYAALVCRRLAEISGVPVVTAPNLVEATQDCGSFVQLSGVLKRVAVKLSKTCNDLRLLSSGPRAGFGEINLPARQAGSSIMPGKVNPVIPEVVNQIAFEVIGNDMTVTFAAEAGQLQLNAFEPIIAHSLFKSITHLRQGCLVLADRCVDGITANRDHLEASVRNSIGIVTALNPYIGYANATEVAAEAHRTGKGVAELVEARGLMTAAALAEVLRPEVLTQPRLLATAG from the coding sequence ATGCCTGCCACAACGCGCACCGAACACGACCTGCTGGGCGACCGCGAGGTCCCGGCCGACGCCTATTACGGGGTCCACACCCTGCGCGCTGTCGAGAATTTCCCGATCACCGGCACTCCGATTTCCCACTACCCCGATCTGGTCCGGGCACTCGCCGAGATCAAGATGGCCGCCGCCGCCGCCAACCAGGAACTCGGGCTGCTGAACGCCGAACGGGCCGACGCCATCGCCGCCGCCTGCCGCGAGATCCGCGCCGGCAAGCTGCACGACCAGTTCGTCGTCGATGTGATCCAGGGCGGCGCCGGCACCTCGACCAACATGAACGCCAACGAGGTGATCGCCAACCGGGCGTTGGAAATCCTGGGGCATGGCCGCGGCGCCTACGCCCACCTGCACCCCAATGAACATGTCAACATGAGCCAGTCGACCAACGACGTCTATCCGACGGCGCTGAAGCTGGCGACCTACACCGGCATCTTCCGGCTGGTGGAGGCGATGGGCCATCTGCGCGCAGCTTTCCAGCGCAAGGCCGACGAGTTCCGCGACATCCTGAAGATGGGCCGCACCCAGCTGCAGGACGCCGTGCCGATGACGCTGGGCCAGGAATTCTCCACCTACGCCGTCATGCTGGCCGAGGATGAGGAGCGGCTGAAGGAGGCCGCCCTGCTGATCCGCGAGATCAACCTGGGCGCCACCGCCATCGGCACCGGCATCAACGCCCATCCGCACTACGCAGCACTGGTCTGCCGCCGTCTGGCCGAGATCAGCGGCGTGCCGGTGGTCACCGCCCCCAATCTGGTGGAGGCGACGCAGGATTGCGGCAGCTTTGTCCAGCTGTCGGGCGTGCTGAAGCGGGTGGCGGTGAAACTGTCCAAGACCTGCAACGACCTGCGCCTGCTGTCCAGCGGCCCGCGCGCCGGCTTCGGCGAGATCAACCTGCCGGCGCGTCAGGCCGGCTCCTCGATCATGCCGGGCAAGGTCAACCCGGTGATCCCCGAGGTGGTCAACCAGATCGCCTTCGAGGTGATCGGCAACGACATGACCGTCACTTTCGCCGCCGAAGCCGGCCAGCTCCAGCTGAACGCCTTCGAACCGATCATCGCCCACAGCCTGTTCAAGAGCATCACCCACCTGCGCCAGGGCTGCCTGGTGCTGGCCGACCGCTGCGTCGACGGCATCACCGCCAATCGCGACCATCTGGAAGCGAGCGTGCGCAACTCCATCGGCATCGTCACCGCGCTCAACCCCTACATCGGTTATGCCAACGCCACCGAGGTGGCCGCAGAGGCCCACCGCACCGGCAAGGGCGTTGCCGAGTTGGTGGAGGCACGCGGCCTGATGACCGCCGCCGCCCTGGCCGAAGTGCTGCGGCCGGAAGTGCTGACCCAGCCGCGACTGCTGGCCACTGCCGGCTGA
- a CDS encoding GNAT family N-acetyltransferase yields MTRIIDTVLRPNGYRLAGILPEPGGPAACVLGFRLQYSLWLGKSFYIVDMATLPDYRGRGYASVILDWAKAEAERLECKALHLDSGVGPERSSAHRVYMGKRYQIGCHHFVHKLG; encoded by the coding sequence ATGACGCGAATCATCGACACGGTGCTGCGACCGAACGGCTACCGCCTTGCCGGCATCTTGCCCGAGCCGGGCGGGCCGGCGGCCTGTGTCCTGGGCTTCCGCCTGCAATATTCGCTGTGGCTGGGAAAGTCCTTCTACATCGTCGACATGGCGACGCTGCCGGACTATCGCGGCCGTGGCTATGCCTCCGTCATCCTGGACTGGGCAAAGGCCGAGGCCGAAAGGCTGGAGTGCAAGGCGCTGCACCTCGATTCCGGCGTCGGTCCGGAGCGCAGCAGCGCCCATCGCGTCTATATGGGAAAGCGCTACCAGATCGGCTGCCACCACTTCGTCCACAAGCTGGGCTAG
- a CDS encoding MOSC domain-containing protein — protein MSNPTPPPIALNAILTGKAVPFGRPDTLSAIGKRPVDNAVAIGPSGLEGDEQADRRNHGGLDKAIHHYPFDHYAAWRGDLPAPAPLLDSVGAFGENISTLGLTEETVCVGDVFHLGTATVQVSQGRQPCWKLNHRFGVADMARRVQSTGRTGWYYRVLEPGTAAAGDGIALIDRPRPDWPLARILRAFYHDTGDLPTLAGIAALEPLATGWRTLARRRVESGRVEDWSGRLGE, from the coding sequence ATGTCAAACCCCACGCCGCCGCCCATCGCGCTGAACGCGATCCTGACCGGCAAGGCGGTCCCGTTCGGCCGCCCGGACACGCTCAGCGCCATTGGCAAGCGTCCGGTCGACAACGCTGTCGCCATCGGTCCGAGCGGGCTGGAGGGCGACGAACAGGCCGACCGCCGCAACCATGGCGGGCTGGACAAGGCGATCCACCATTACCCCTTCGACCATTATGCGGCCTGGCGTGGCGACCTGCCCGCCCCGGCACCGTTGCTGGACAGCGTCGGCGCCTTCGGCGAGAACATCTCAACCCTCGGCCTGACGGAGGAAACGGTCTGTGTCGGCGACGTCTTCCACCTCGGCACGGCGACGGTGCAGGTCAGCCAAGGGCGCCAGCCCTGCTGGAAGCTGAACCACCGCTTCGGCGTGGCCGATATGGCGCGGCGGGTTCAGTCCACCGGCCGGACCGGCTGGTATTATCGCGTGCTGGAACCGGGCACCGCCGCCGCCGGCGACGGGATCGCCCTGATCGACCGCCCGCGGCCCGACTGGCCGCTCGCCCGCATCCTGCGCGCCTTCTACCACGACACCGGCGACCTCCCGACCCTGGCAGGCATCGCCGCACTGGAACCGCTCGCCACCGGCTGGCGCACGCTGGCCCGGCGTCGGGTGGAGAGCGGCAGGGTGGAGGACTGGAGCGGCCGCCTCGGCGAATAA
- a CDS encoding LysR family transcriptional regulator has protein sequence MKEQIALERLTGLLAFARAGSLGSFTAAAHSLSISPSAVSRSVQRLEQRLGVSLFTRTTRSLTLTAEGRELHERALRLLRDAEEIEQAAMAARSEPSGTLRVAASLPIGVHVIAPALPAFRRLHPKVTVDLRLSDRMVDLIEEGIDVAVRIGELADSRLLSRRLAPHRFCCFAAPAYLAARGTPAHPNDLDGHDTVSLRYQSTGQTLRWPFRIGERLVEVVPPSGIVVDVSDALVAALAAGGGIGIAATFITAPLVARGELVPVLSDFAVERHNITALWPESRRTNPAVRAFLTLLQEVFRERMAATG, from the coding sequence ATGAAGGAACAAATTGCCCTGGAACGGCTGACCGGACTGCTCGCCTTCGCGCGGGCCGGATCGCTCGGCAGCTTCACCGCCGCGGCCCATTCGCTGTCGATTTCGCCCTCGGCCGTCAGCAGGAGCGTGCAGCGGCTGGAGCAGCGGCTGGGGGTGTCGCTGTTCACCCGCACGACGCGCTCGCTGACGCTGACGGCGGAGGGGCGTGAGTTGCATGAGCGCGCGCTGAGGCTGCTGCGCGATGCCGAGGAGATCGAGCAGGCGGCGATGGCGGCCCGCTCGGAGCCGTCCGGCACGCTGCGTGTCGCGGCATCGCTGCCGATCGGCGTCCATGTCATCGCCCCGGCATTGCCGGCATTCCGGCGGCTCCATCCCAAGGTGACGGTCGACCTTCGCCTGAGCGATCGGATGGTCGACCTGATAGAGGAGGGGATCGACGTCGCGGTGCGGATCGGCGAGCTTGCCGATTCAAGGCTGCTGTCGCGCCGGCTGGCGCCGCATCGGTTCTGCTGCTTCGCGGCACCAGCCTATCTGGCGGCGCGCGGGACGCCAGCCCACCCGAACGACTTGGACGGGCACGACACCGTCAGCCTGCGCTATCAAAGCACGGGGCAGACGTTGCGCTGGCCGTTCCGGATCGGCGAGCGGCTGGTGGAGGTCGTGCCGCCTTCCGGCATCGTCGTCGACGTCAGCGACGCGCTGGTGGCGGCACTGGCGGCCGGCGGCGGCATCGGCATCGCCGCCACCTTCATCACCGCCCCCCTCGTGGCGCGCGGCGAGCTGGTTCCGGTGCTGTCCGACTTCGCCGTTGAGCGGCACAACATCACGGCGCTCTGGCCGGAAAGCCGCCGCACCAACCCGGCGGTGCGCGCCTTCCTGACCCTGTTGCAGGAGGTGTTTCGGGAGCGGATGGCGGCGACCGGGTGA
- a CDS encoding methyl-accepting chemotaxis protein produces the protein MAGSTGEASTGGIFANIGIGQKIAIGFGAVLLVMMGLASRSYLSFSNVDDQFETYQHGVAVMDVASDIEMEVLTMRGAVREFALSGSADREKIAREAIEKLRGSFETAYRLARDPELKSGLARAKDQLGIYVDGFQRVAPMQHELMGLVADILDPLGLSARVELDKIRGEAAAAGDNATVAHAWESMEFLMMARLATNKMLARHDDESAGKAEEAFSTLDQLLQRLATSAAGRPYAEKVRSLQGTVTRYRTGFARTKELSHAVTGLINGEMTQAGTAVTEEAKTISHSALADADRIRRSTLADISSTEDLILLLSVGGLLAGLVCAILISRAITRPVTAMTGTMGELAAGRLDIAIPGAGQKDEIGAMAAAVTVFKENALTARRLEAEQRAEQQRKEARSATVDRLVVEFEDAVTEILRTVSSASTELDSTAHLMNATAEQTSRQSTASAGAAEQTSANVQTVATAAEEMVASLREIARQVTRSSAIANEAVTQAEHTDATVQGLALTARKISDVVALISTIAGQTNLLALNATIEAARAGEHGKGFAVVASEVKSLAEQTARATDEITEQIAAIQSATGGVVEAIRVNSGMIRQMNEITAAIASAVEEQNAATGEITRSVTEAATGTQEVARNIQQVMEATGHTGAAAAQVLSAASELSHQSETLRTNLESFLTNIRAA, from the coding sequence ATGGCCGGGTCCACAGGTGAAGCGTCTACGGGTGGAATATTCGCGAACATCGGAATTGGGCAGAAGATTGCCATCGGCTTCGGCGCGGTTCTGCTGGTCATGATGGGACTTGCCAGTCGCAGCTATCTGTCCTTCAGCAATGTCGATGATCAGTTTGAGACTTATCAACACGGCGTTGCGGTGATGGATGTCGCCTCCGACATCGAGATGGAGGTGCTGACCATGCGCGGCGCCGTCCGCGAGTTTGCGCTGAGCGGCAGTGCCGACCGGGAAAAGATCGCCCGCGAGGCGATCGAAAAGCTGCGCGGCAGCTTCGAAACGGCCTACCGGCTGGCCCGCGATCCCGAACTGAAATCCGGGCTCGCCCGCGCCAAGGACCAGCTGGGCATCTATGTCGACGGCTTTCAGCGTGTCGCGCCGATGCAGCATGAACTGATGGGGCTGGTGGCGGATATCCTGGATCCGTTGGGTCTGAGCGCCCGTGTCGAACTGGACAAAATCCGCGGCGAGGCAGCGGCGGCGGGCGACAACGCGACGGTCGCCCATGCCTGGGAGAGCATGGAATTCCTGATGATGGCGCGGCTGGCCACCAACAAGATGCTCGCCCGCCACGACGACGAGTCCGCTGGAAAGGCGGAGGAGGCGTTCAGCACGCTCGATCAGCTTCTCCAGCGACTGGCGACCTCCGCCGCCGGCCGGCCCTATGCCGAAAAGGTCCGGAGCCTTCAGGGCACGGTGACGCGCTACCGCACCGGCTTCGCGCGGACGAAGGAACTCAGCCACGCCGTCACCGGGCTGATCAACGGCGAGATGACGCAGGCCGGCACCGCCGTCACCGAAGAAGCCAAGACGATCAGCCACAGCGCCCTGGCGGATGCGGATCGGATCCGCCGGTCGACCCTGGCCGACATCTCCAGCACGGAAGATCTGATCCTGCTGCTGTCGGTCGGCGGGCTCCTGGCCGGCCTGGTCTGCGCCATCCTGATCAGCCGCGCCATCACCCGGCCGGTGACCGCCATGACCGGCACCATGGGGGAACTCGCCGCCGGCAGGCTGGACATCGCCATCCCCGGTGCCGGACAGAAGGACGAGATCGGCGCCATGGCCGCCGCGGTGACGGTCTTCAAGGAAAACGCGCTCACCGCCCGGCGGCTGGAAGCCGAACAGCGGGCCGAGCAGCAGCGCAAGGAGGCCCGGTCGGCGACGGTCGACCGGCTGGTCGTCGAGTTCGAGGATGCCGTCACCGAAATCCTGCGCACGGTGTCCTCGGCCTCCACCGAACTTGACAGCACCGCGCACCTGATGAACGCCACGGCCGAACAGACCAGCCGCCAGTCGACCGCGTCGGCCGGCGCGGCTGAGCAGACCTCTGCCAATGTGCAGACGGTCGCCACGGCGGCCGAGGAAATGGTGGCGTCGCTGCGGGAGATCGCGCGGCAGGTCACCCGCTCGTCCGCCATCGCCAACGAGGCGGTCACCCAGGCCGAGCATACAGACGCCACGGTTCAGGGGCTGGCCCTGACCGCCAGGAAGATCAGCGACGTGGTCGCCCTGATCTCGACCATCGCCGGGCAGACCAACCTGCTGGCCTTGAACGCCACCATCGAGGCCGCCCGTGCCGGCGAGCATGGCAAGGGCTTCGCCGTCGTCGCCTCGGAGGTGAAGAGCCTGGCGGAACAGACCGCCCGGGCCACCGACGAGATCACCGAGCAGATCGCGGCGATCCAGTCCGCCACCGGCGGTGTGGTCGAGGCGATCCGCGTGAATTCCGGCATGATCCGCCAGATGAACGAGATCACCGCGGCCATCGCCTCGGCGGTGGAGGAGCAGAATGCCGCGACCGGCGAAATCACGCGCAGCGTGACCGAAGCGGCGACTGGCACGCAGGAGGTCGCCCGCAACATCCAGCAGGTGATGGAAGCGACTGGGCATACCGGCGCCGCAGCCGCCCAGGTTCTGAGCGCCGCGAGCGAACTGTCGCACCAGTCTGAAACGCTGCGGACGAATCTCGAGAGCTTCCTGACCAACATCCGGGCGGCATGA
- a CDS encoding NADP-dependent oxidoreductase, with protein sequence MMSKTMKAVRLHAFGGPEVLVYEDAPKPEPKPGEVLIRVHAVGVNPPDWYLRDGYRMLPPEWQPQVSFPVIVGTDVSGVVETVADDVRTFAAGDEVYAMIRFPAGLAGDSRAYAQYVTAPAMEVGRKPAGIDHVHAAAAPMSLLTAWQFLIDLGHDEPNPLQPHQHQPVPLDGKTVLVNGAAGGVGHLALQLAKWRGARVIAVASGRHEALLRGFGADEVIDYTRTKAEDVVRGVDLVVDAVGGPSSARFLATLKRGGALFPIFPLGLDAAAEAEDRGVTISATQVRSNGTQLTEIAGLLDDGSIHVAIDSIFPLADARQAHERAATGHLQGKIVLTAVG encoded by the coding sequence ATGATGAGCAAGACGATGAAAGCGGTCCGGTTGCATGCCTTCGGCGGCCCGGAGGTTCTGGTTTACGAAGATGCGCCCAAGCCCGAACCGAAGCCGGGGGAGGTTCTGATCCGCGTCCATGCAGTCGGCGTCAATCCTCCCGACTGGTACCTGCGCGACGGTTACCGCATGCTTCCACCCGAATGGCAGCCGCAGGTCTCCTTCCCCGTGATCGTCGGAACCGACGTGTCCGGCGTGGTCGAGACCGTCGCCGACGATGTGCGGACCTTCGCGGCCGGCGACGAGGTCTATGCGATGATCCGCTTTCCCGCCGGCCTCGCAGGCGACAGCCGCGCCTATGCGCAGTATGTCACCGCACCGGCGATGGAAGTCGGGCGCAAGCCGGCCGGGATCGACCATGTGCATGCCGCCGCGGCCCCGATGTCGCTGCTGACCGCCTGGCAGTTCCTGATCGATCTCGGCCATGACGAGCCGAACCCGCTTCAGCCGCACCAGCACCAGCCGGTGCCGCTCGACGGTAAGACGGTGCTGGTCAATGGCGCCGCCGGCGGGGTCGGACATCTCGCCCTGCAACTTGCGAAATGGCGGGGGGCGCGCGTCATCGCCGTGGCATCCGGCCGGCACGAGGCGCTTCTGCGCGGCTTCGGCGCGGACGAGGTCATCGATTACACCAGGACCAAAGCCGAAGATGTCGTGCGCGGGGTCGATCTCGTCGTCGATGCGGTTGGCGGTCCGTCCTCCGCCCGCTTCCTGGCGACGTTGAAGCGCGGCGGCGCCCTGTTCCCCATTTTCCCGCTCGGCCTCGACGCTGCCGCAGAGGCGGAAGACCGCGGCGTCACGATTTCGGCGACGCAGGTCCGCTCCAATGGTACACAGCTGACGGAAATCGCAGGCCTCCTGGATGACGGCTCCATCCACGTCGCCATCGACAGCATCTTCCCGCTCGCCGATGCCCGGCAGGCGCACGAGCGCGCCGCCACGGGCCATCTTCAGGGCAAGATCGTTCTCACCGCCGTCGGCTGA